Proteins co-encoded in one Fusarium fujikuroi IMI 58289 draft genome, chromosome FFUJ_chr06 genomic window:
- a CDS encoding related to transcription activator CUP2 → MIIDGEKYACEACVRGHRVSNCQHSDRPLQHINKKGRPVSQCAHCRAMRKSRSAHVKCDCGEKTSKCAHLQPAVEGHTETCCCNHGGPCSCSHKNEPALDTVPESDSERESLTLSISGRPKPPGRRRRANTVHSDGVLTFDQHGNHKPAHRSNRVSQKCGPYQLNRVNSAHSTGSLGAESMLQKSTREPPNSRARAATNRERRVKSETASPLMSGASSFQNLNGNLPPLDLSGIEYPPYMANSTFDLFGSGFNSETDAPMYSAGLSAASVDWSHYDLSEMKGESFTPSSYSQAGTQSFNGLFDFGSGSEHLPHLANTTSTSGEVSEVEDFLPGGDGDYDGLEGFSRADSFIRQNGNVMANSTDLTTIDYDSFYKGADSGPMAGAGLSMVEDDPAFWMPNYNEGITTMDESPEPLGPASVPSFWGI, encoded by the exons ATGATAATTGATGGAGAAAAGTATGCTTGCGAGGCTTGCGTCCGCGGCCACCGCGTGAGCAACTGCCAACATTCTG ACCGCCCTCTTCAGcacatcaacaagaagggtCGACCAGTTTCCCAATGCGCTCACTGTCGCGCCATGCGTAAGTCGCGCTCTGCTCACGTCAAGTGCGACTGCGGTGAGAAGACAAGTAAATGTGCCCACTTGCAGCCAGCCGTTGAGGGGCACACTG AGACATGTTGCTGTAACCATGGTGGCCCCTGCAGCTGCTCTCACAAGAACGAGCCTGCTCTTGACACCGTTCCTGAATCTGACTCGGAGCGCGAGTCTTTGACCCTTAGCATTAGTGGCCGTCCGAAGCCTCCGggtcgacgacgacgagccAACACGGTCCACTCAGACGGGGTCTTGACCTTCGATCAGCACGGCAACCACAAGCCTGCTCACCGAAGCAACCGGGTCTCGCAAAAATGTGGCCCATATCAGCTTAACAGGGTGAACTCGGCTCACAGCACTGGCAGCTTAGGCGCCGAAAGCATGCTGCAGAAGAGCACACGGGAACCTCCCAATAGCCGAGCACGCGCTGCTACCAACCGAGAGCGAAGGGTCAAATCAGAAACCGCATCGCCCCTGATGAGTGGTGCGAGCAGCTTCCAGAACCTCAATGGCAACCTGCCTCCTCTGGACCTTTCAGGCATCGAGTACCCTCCTTATATGGCTAACAGTACGTTTGATCTGTTTGGATCTGGTTTCAATTCAGAGACAGATGCCCCCATGTACAGCGCTGGTCTCAGTGCTGCTTCAGTCGACTGGAGCCACTATGATCTTTCAGAGATGAAGGGCGAGAGTTTCACGCCTTCCAGTTATAGCCAGGCCGGTACTCAGAGCTTCAATGGCCTCTTCGATTTTGGTAGCGGTTCAGAGCACCTTCCCCACCTGGCAAACACTACATCGACCTCGGGCGAGGTTTCCGAAGTGGAAGATTTTCTTCCCGGAGGAGACGGCGACTATGACGGCCTGGAAGGATTCAGCCGTGCCGATAGCTTCATCCGACAGAACGGCAACGTGATGGCCAACTCGACCGACCTCACTACCATCGACTACGACAGCTTCTACAAGGGAGCAGATAGTGGCCCTATGGCGGGAGCCGGTCTATCCATGGTTGAGGACGACCCTGCCTTCTGGATGCCCAATTACAACGAGGGCATCACTACAATGGACGAAAGCCCCGAGCCTCTCGGCCCTGCTTCAGTGCCTAGCTTCTGGGGCATCTGA